One stretch of Brevibacillus laterosporus DNA includes these proteins:
- the pxpB gene encoding 5-oxoprolinase subunit PxpB, producing the protein MKNQPEKQREAQAIEQKWPVQILPLGDAAVLVQFKSVGNESAEIYQFVQAFASHIEQHPFPGMIEFVPAFTSVAIYYDPVTVKQVSNQKPESTAYEIVLNNVRRLLAGQTSQLEVHTRLIEIPVCYGGEYGPDLEEVAKYHQITPEEVIRIHTSAMYKVFMIGFAPGFPYLGGMSAELATPRRASPRLQIPMGSVGIGGEQTGVYPIVTPGGWQLIGRTPLALFRPKQNPPSYLQAGDTVHFRPITQQEYLEWEGEES; encoded by the coding sequence GTGAAAAATCAGCCAGAAAAACAGAGAGAAGCACAAGCAATCGAGCAAAAGTGGCCTGTTCAAATTCTACCGCTTGGAGATGCGGCTGTGTTGGTGCAATTTAAATCTGTAGGTAATGAGAGCGCGGAGATTTACCAATTTGTGCAGGCTTTTGCGAGTCATATCGAACAGCATCCGTTTCCAGGCATGATTGAATTTGTACCAGCTTTTACAAGTGTGGCGATCTATTACGATCCTGTTACCGTTAAACAGGTATCGAATCAAAAGCCAGAAAGCACTGCGTATGAGATCGTACTGAATAATGTACGTAGGTTGTTAGCAGGGCAAACTAGTCAACTAGAGGTTCACACACGATTGATTGAAATTCCGGTCTGCTATGGGGGAGAGTATGGACCTGATTTGGAGGAGGTAGCCAAGTATCATCAGATCACTCCTGAAGAAGTCATTCGTATTCATACATCCGCTATGTACAAGGTATTTATGATTGGTTTTGCACCCGGCTTTCCGTATCTAGGAGGAATGTCTGCTGAGCTTGCGACTCCAAGGAGGGCTTCTCCACGGTTACAGATTCCCATGGGCTCAGTCGGCATAGGTGGTGAGCAAACGGGCGTCTATCCTATAGTGACCCCAGGTGGCTGGCAGTTGATTGGTCGGACACCGCTTGCGCTATTTCGTCCCAAGCAGAATCCACCCAGCTACTTACAGGCAGGTGATACTGTCCACTTTCGTCCGATTACCCAACAGGAATATCTGGAGTGGGAAGGGGAGGAGTCATGA
- a CDS encoding biotin-dependent carboxyltransferase family protein codes for MSIRVIKPGLLTLIQDQGRFGFRKYGVVTSEAMDPMALRIANMLVGNAEHLATLEMTLTGAELSFETDSLIAITGGDLSFTINGERLPMWRPVFIRAGTVMKGGGCRTGCRAYLAIAGGIEVEQVLGSRSTYARAGMGGYQGRSLQADDYISAGVPSDVTLSFQEKWCWKLERQTALRNWTSVDWSVSSDCLATYRRYPHVRISRGTHFSLFTQKSQQQLFHSSYKITSQSDRMGYRLQGATLSMVEPIELLSEAVAFGTIQVPAEGYPIILLADRQTTGGYPRIGQVATVDLPILAQMRPGEEIKFTEIARDESEKLLIERDQFLHELQQGIHLQMKRYS; via the coding sequence ATGAGTATACGTGTTATAAAGCCTGGCTTGCTTACTTTGATTCAAGATCAGGGGCGGTTTGGTTTTCGGAAGTATGGGGTTGTCACCAGCGAAGCGATGGACCCCATGGCCTTGCGTATTGCCAATATGCTGGTGGGCAATGCAGAGCATCTCGCTACTCTAGAGATGACGCTTACGGGTGCAGAGTTATCTTTTGAGACCGATAGTCTTATAGCGATTACCGGCGGGGATTTATCTTTTACCATCAATGGTGAGCGTTTGCCCATGTGGCGTCCCGTTTTTATTAGAGCTGGTACGGTTATGAAAGGTGGAGGTTGTCGGACGGGCTGTCGTGCCTATCTCGCTATTGCAGGAGGTATTGAAGTCGAGCAGGTGCTAGGGAGTCGCAGTACGTATGCTCGTGCAGGAATGGGAGGCTACCAAGGCAGAAGCTTACAGGCAGATGACTACATATCGGCCGGTGTTCCATCAGATGTGACGCTCTCTTTTCAGGAGAAATGGTGCTGGAAGCTGGAAAGGCAGACGGCATTGAGAAATTGGACAAGCGTAGATTGGAGTGTTAGCTCCGATTGCTTAGCAACGTACCGAAGATATCCGCATGTGCGTATTAGTCGAGGAACACATTTCTCCTTGTTTACACAAAAGAGCCAACAGCAATTATTTCACTCCTCCTACAAAATCACATCCCAATCAGATCGGATGGGCTATCGCCTACAAGGAGCTACGCTTAGCATGGTAGAACCGATTGAACTATTATCGGAGGCTGTAGCCTTTGGTACGATTCAAGTACCGGCAGAGGGATACCCTATAATTTTACTTGCTGATCGGCAGACGACAGGAGGTTATCCACGGATTGGTCAAGTTGCTACAGTAGATCTACCAATTCTGGCACAGATGAGGCCGGGGGAAGAGATCAAGTTTACAGAGATAGCAAGGGATGAATCTGAAAAGCTGCTCATAGAGCGAGATCAATTTTTACATGAACTACAACAAGGAATTCATTTGCAAATGAAGCGGTACTCTTAG
- a CDS encoding DUF2292 domain-containing protein translates to MSEQQASRQDLLMQKILDAMKGIEYGSVHITIHDSNITQIERVERHRYSLEKREFSKKQKE, encoded by the coding sequence ATGTCTGAGCAACAGGCAAGTCGACAAGACCTATTGATGCAGAAGATTTTAGACGCCATGAAAGGCATTGAGTATGGCTCTGTGCATATTACAATTCATGATTCAAACATTACGCAAATTGAACGCGTGGAGCGTCATCGTTATTCGTTAGAAAAGAGGGAATTTTCGAAAAAACAAAAAGAATAA
- a CDS encoding sulfate ABC transporter substrate-binding protein, which translates to MKEKPNIVTKTNFLNNKKRLTWLTCLLTGSLAFALAGCGGGASSAGSETGKVTNESGTTTTVSSNDKSVSKPIELLNVSYDPTRELYQAYNKSFTDYWQNKTGQTVTIKQSHGGSGKQSRSVIDGLEADIVTLALAYDIDAIASKGLIQQDWQSRLEQKSAPYTSTIVFLVRKGNPKQIKDWNDLIKQDVQVITPNPKTSGGARWNYLAAWGYAKQLNQNSDEKAKEFVQQLYKHVPVLDSGARGSTTTFVERGIGDVLLAWENEAFLAVNEIGKDKVEIVVPSVSILAEPPVTVVDKVVDKKGTKEVAEAYLKYLYSEEGQKIAAKNFYRPRLESVAKAYESQFPTIKLFTIEETAGNWQEAHKTHFADGGIFDQIYQP; encoded by the coding sequence ATGAAAGAAAAACCTAACATCGTAACCAAAACGAACTTTCTCAACAATAAAAAGCGACTAACATGGCTGACCTGTCTACTTACCGGTAGCTTAGCATTTGCGTTGGCAGGTTGCGGAGGAGGGGCATCTTCCGCTGGTTCAGAAACAGGTAAAGTGACCAATGAATCAGGTACAACCACAACTGTTTCTAGCAATGACAAATCCGTATCAAAACCAATTGAGCTTTTAAATGTCTCCTACGATCCGACACGAGAGTTATATCAGGCGTATAACAAAAGCTTTACTGATTACTGGCAAAACAAGACAGGTCAAACAGTCACAATTAAGCAATCTCATGGTGGCTCCGGCAAACAGTCACGCTCGGTTATTGATGGATTGGAAGCGGACATCGTCACGCTGGCTCTTGCATATGACATTGATGCTATCGCGAGTAAAGGACTTATCCAACAGGATTGGCAATCGCGCTTGGAACAAAAAAGCGCCCCTTACACCTCAACCATTGTGTTTCTCGTTCGTAAAGGTAATCCAAAGCAGATCAAGGATTGGAACGATTTAATAAAACAAGACGTTCAAGTGATTACACCTAATCCGAAGACTTCAGGAGGGGCTAGATGGAACTATTTAGCTGCTTGGGGCTATGCCAAACAACTCAACCAGAACAGCGATGAGAAGGCAAAGGAATTTGTGCAACAGCTATATAAGCATGTGCCTGTTCTCGATTCTGGAGCGCGCGGCTCCACAACAACTTTTGTAGAGCGGGGTATTGGAGATGTACTTCTTGCTTGGGAAAATGAAGCATTTTTGGCCGTTAATGAAATCGGGAAAGACAAAGTGGAAATCGTTGTACCATCCGTCAGTATTTTAGCGGAACCGCCGGTGACAGTCGTTGATAAAGTCGTTGATAAAAAAGGCACAAAGGAAGTAGCAGAGGCTTATCTGAAATACTTGTATTCGGAGGAAGGACAGAAGATTGCGGCAAAGAATTTTTACCGACCACGACTAGAGTCAGTGGCCAAAGCATATGAAAGTCAATTTCCTACGATCAAGCTATTCACAATTGAAGAGACAGCTGGAAATTGGCAGGAAGCTCATAAAACCCATTTTGCTGATGGGGGGATTTTTGATCAAATATACCAACCATAA
- the cysT gene encoding sulfate ABC transporter permease subunit CysT, protein MKNSWKQSSIIPGFGLSLGYTVVYVSLLVLFPLTVLLLSTSSLSWDQFLSIVLADRVIESYKLSFLASLVAALVNTVFGLMIAWVLVRYRFPGKKILDGLVDLPFALPTAVAGISLTAVYAPNGWIGQYIEPLGIKVAFTPLGVTVAFIFIGIPFVIRTVQPVLQDVDRQMEEAAASLGASRWITFWRIIFPQLLPALLTGFTLALARAVGEYGSVVFISGNMPMKTEITPLLIMTKLEQFDYAGATAIASVMLLLSFLILLSTNVLQWWSRKMYRMD, encoded by the coding sequence ATGAAAAACAGCTGGAAACAGTCGAGTATCATACCAGGATTTGGCCTTTCGCTGGGGTATACGGTTGTCTATGTGAGTCTCCTTGTTCTATTTCCCTTGACTGTGCTCTTACTGTCGACCAGCTCCCTTAGTTGGGATCAATTCCTATCCATTGTACTTGCCGATCGAGTGATTGAATCCTATAAACTTAGTTTTTTAGCTTCTTTGGTCGCCGCCCTAGTGAATACGGTGTTTGGGCTAATGATAGCCTGGGTGCTGGTGCGCTACCGCTTCCCGGGTAAAAAAATCCTTGATGGACTAGTTGATCTTCCCTTTGCCTTGCCCACTGCGGTAGCAGGTATTTCACTCACGGCGGTCTACGCTCCTAATGGGTGGATTGGTCAATATATAGAGCCGCTAGGCATTAAGGTTGCGTTTACTCCACTTGGAGTAACAGTTGCCTTCATTTTCATTGGAATTCCGTTCGTGATCCGCACCGTCCAACCCGTATTGCAGGATGTGGATCGGCAAATGGAAGAAGCCGCCGCTAGTCTCGGTGCTTCACGTTGGATTACTTTTTGGCGGATTATTTTTCCCCAGCTCTTACCTGCCTTGCTGACTGGCTTCACGCTGGCCTTAGCTAGAGCAGTAGGGGAATATGGCTCTGTCGTATTTATTTCAGGCAATATGCCGATGAAAACGGAAATAACCCCACTTTTAATCATGACAAAGCTGGAGCAATTTGACTATGCAGGGGCAACAGCAATCGCCTCGGTAATGCTACTGTTATCGTTTCTTATCTTGCTATCGACCAATGTTCTACAGTGGTGGAGTCGGAAAATGTATCGGATGGACTAA
- the cysW gene encoding sulfate ABC transporter permease subunit CysW yields the protein MSLSTQSDTAKHPGAWIMIVLSLLFLGLFLIVPLLSVFTEAIKHGLQPFWDAIVEPDALAAIRLTLLVAVIAVPLNAVFGIAAAWAIAKYQFRGKNILLTLIDLPVAVSPVISGFLFVLLFGTQGLLGPWLETYDIKIIFAVPGIILATIFVTFPYVARELIPAMQSLGNDEEEAALSLGATGWQTFWRVTLPNLKWGLLYGIILCNARAMGEFGAVSVVSGHIRGMTNTVPLQVEILYNEYNFVAAFAVATLLAGLAIVTLIIKSLLEWKAERQYKQKKSDVAVWGYEKGESLHGH from the coding sequence ATGTCGTTATCTACTCAATCTGATACCGCTAAACATCCAGGAGCTTGGATCATGATTGTTCTCTCCTTACTGTTTTTGGGGCTGTTTTTAATTGTGCCGCTGTTATCGGTGTTTACGGAGGCAATAAAACATGGATTACAACCGTTTTGGGATGCGATCGTCGAACCAGATGCGTTAGCAGCTATACGGCTTACCCTGTTGGTTGCTGTGATTGCTGTTCCACTGAATGCGGTGTTTGGGATTGCTGCTGCTTGGGCGATTGCCAAATATCAGTTCCGGGGGAAAAACATTCTACTGACCCTAATTGATTTGCCTGTAGCTGTCTCGCCAGTTATCTCTGGATTCTTGTTTGTACTGTTGTTTGGTACGCAAGGATTGCTGGGACCTTGGTTAGAAACCTACGATATTAAAATTATATTTGCGGTGCCCGGCATTATTTTAGCTACCATTTTCGTTACCTTTCCCTATGTGGCACGTGAACTGATCCCAGCCATGCAATCGTTGGGTAATGATGAAGAAGAAGCAGCGTTGTCCCTTGGAGCAACGGGGTGGCAAACCTTCTGGCGCGTTACATTACCTAATCTCAAATGGGGACTGTTGTATGGGATTATATTATGTAATGCGCGTGCCATGGGCGAATTTGGTGCTGTCTCTGTCGTGTCGGGGCATATCCGTGGTATGACCAACACGGTGCCACTGCAAGTAGAGATTTTGTATAACGAATATAATTTTGTAGCAGCCTTTGCTGTAGCTACCTTATTAGCAGGTTTAGCTATCGTGACACTGATCATCAAGAGCTTACTGGAATGGAAAGCGGAGCGGCAATACAAACAGAAGAAATCAGATGTAGCTGTCTGGGGTTATGAAAAGGGGGAGAGTTTACATGGGCATTGA
- a CDS encoding sulfate ABC transporter ATP-binding protein: MGIEIKQVSKSFGTFSALDYINLQIPSGELVALLGPSGSGKTTLLRLIAGLEQMEQGIIRFDGVDATRKSVQERKVGFVFQHYALFRHMSVFDNIAFGLQVRPRGERPSKARIRAKVMELLRLVQLDGLESRFPGQLSGGQRQRVALARALAIEPNVLLLDEPFGALDAQVRQELRRWLKQLHHTLKITTVFVTHDQEEALEMADQVVIVNKGRIEQVGSPMEVYQNPSNPFVYNFLGRVNKFHVRVHGGTVQIGQLAWKSEEVLDWNHTEATGYIRPHQMEISHISKGDSWAEATLLHVSELGPLLRLDCQLKTDGTLFELELSGEQYRELWGDSPEHLYVNLSSIRLFPAQQFYQQPIKRMNAQSLSITMSEVKV; this comes from the coding sequence ATGGGCATTGAAATTAAACAGGTATCCAAAAGCTTTGGGACGTTTTCTGCCCTTGATTATATTAATTTACAAATTCCAAGTGGAGAGTTAGTTGCTTTACTGGGTCCCTCAGGATCGGGAAAAACTACCTTGCTTCGACTGATTGCAGGTCTTGAACAGATGGAACAAGGGATCATACGGTTTGATGGAGTAGATGCTACTCGGAAAAGTGTTCAGGAGAGAAAGGTTGGTTTTGTTTTCCAACATTATGCTTTATTTCGGCATATGAGCGTTTTTGATAATATCGCTTTTGGCTTACAGGTGCGTCCGCGTGGAGAGCGTCCTTCTAAAGCCAGAATTCGAGCAAAAGTAATGGAGTTGTTGCGTTTAGTTCAATTAGATGGGCTAGAATCGCGTTTTCCTGGTCAATTGTCTGGTGGGCAACGACAGCGGGTTGCACTGGCTCGTGCATTGGCCATTGAACCAAATGTATTATTATTGGATGAACCCTTTGGAGCACTGGATGCGCAGGTGCGCCAGGAGCTACGGCGGTGGCTCAAACAATTGCATCATACACTTAAAATTACCACCGTGTTTGTGACACATGATCAAGAGGAAGCCTTGGAGATGGCGGATCAGGTGGTAATTGTAAACAAGGGTAGAATTGAACAAGTCGGATCGCCAATGGAAGTCTATCAGAATCCTAGTAATCCCTTTGTCTATAATTTTTTAGGTAGAGTGAACAAATTTCATGTTCGTGTTCATGGAGGAACTGTTCAAATTGGGCAACTAGCATGGAAGTCGGAAGAGGTTCTGGACTGGAACCATACAGAAGCGACTGGCTACATACGCCCTCATCAAATGGAGATTTCACACATTTCAAAAGGGGATAGCTGGGCTGAAGCTACTTTGTTGCATGTCTCTGAATTGGGGCCACTTCTACGTCTCGATTGTCAGTTGAAGACAGATGGTACTTTGTTTGAGTTAGAGCTAAGTGGTGAGCAATATCGGGAGCTTTGGGGAGATTCTCCTGAGCATCTGTATGTAAATCTCAGCTCAATTCGATTGTTCCCAGCTCAGCAGTTCTATCAGCAACCAATCAAAAGGATGAACGCACAGTCTCTTTCGATTACCATGTCAGAAGTGAAGGTGTAA
- a CDS encoding PRD domain-containing protein: MSLDKRSAAILHKIMQADSYVTVQELLESQGISKRTLYYDMNKINDWLEENQLPAVQYVRTTGYYIDELTKQKIPDKIQGMKKWQYEYSVKERKAWLTIYLLTREGRILLEDLMNRLGVSRNTTLDDLKKLKVELHSFHVSLNFDRKQGYFIQGEEQDKRKALIFYLSQAVTTQSWNQLISHIQTMAHSTSLVAEEQQEDFLKTKEIQVIREALSVCERLLGIQYTDEVLESLSIHIHLFRKRFSRGQHVTIDMEEKEVLKKTKHFEAATYISNELSKTLQIDIPEDETYYIATHLLGARVMNQYHPDHENTHTQMLLETVRRMVTDFQKFACIMFEDQEGLKRDLMLHLKPAFYRIKYGINMDNPLIDSIKTHYHEIFLLTQKVIFHFEQLVGQQVCEDEIAYIAMHFGAWLRKQGANPAPRKKALIVCPNGIGTSLILQNQLENLFSSIDICKTVSLREYESQSYEVDLIFSTTTLTKSDAPVYVVNPILNDAEKARLLKRVGAYIGDKEKQPTESLEGMMSIIRRHAVIENEEALQQELKEYLLEPASLSKELTYKPTVSDLLTKDQIQVAQTVANWEEAIRLASAPLVRNGSILPSYVDAMIRSVYEHGPYIVIAPKIAIPHSRPQDGVQRLSMSFLQLKHPVSFSERPEHSAQLFIVLAAVDNETHLRALAQLTAVLSSPETLQTLLQTDHIDDVLRLLEIYSQHQLPAGL, translated from the coding sequence ATGTCGCTCGATAAGCGAAGCGCTGCAATTTTGCATAAAATCATGCAAGCAGACTCATATGTAACGGTACAGGAGCTCTTAGAATCTCAAGGAATTTCTAAACGTACGCTTTATTATGATATGAACAAAATTAACGATTGGCTGGAAGAAAATCAACTCCCTGCTGTTCAATATGTCCGAACCACCGGCTACTATATAGACGAACTGACCAAACAAAAAATTCCTGACAAAATTCAAGGTATGAAGAAATGGCAATATGAGTATTCCGTCAAGGAACGTAAGGCTTGGCTAACCATCTATCTATTAACACGAGAAGGGCGCATCTTGCTAGAGGATTTGATGAATCGGCTAGGTGTTAGTCGCAATACCACTTTAGACGATCTGAAGAAACTAAAGGTGGAGCTACACTCCTTTCATGTATCGCTCAATTTTGACCGCAAGCAAGGCTACTTCATTCAGGGTGAAGAACAGGATAAACGAAAAGCTCTCATCTTCTATCTCTCTCAAGCAGTAACAACCCAAAGCTGGAATCAACTAATCTCCCACATTCAGACCATGGCGCACTCTACTTCACTGGTAGCAGAGGAACAGCAAGAAGATTTTTTGAAAACAAAGGAAATTCAGGTGATCCGCGAAGCCCTATCTGTTTGTGAACGCCTATTAGGTATTCAATATACCGATGAAGTCCTAGAGAGTTTGAGTATTCACATCCATTTGTTCCGCAAGCGATTTAGTCGTGGTCAGCACGTCACAATTGATATGGAAGAAAAAGAGGTCTTGAAAAAAACGAAGCATTTTGAAGCAGCGACCTACATTAGCAATGAGCTGTCTAAAACCCTGCAAATCGATATACCTGAAGACGAAACCTATTACATTGCCACGCATCTCTTAGGTGCTCGTGTGATGAACCAATATCATCCGGATCATGAAAATACCCATACTCAAATGCTATTAGAAACAGTCCGGCGCATGGTTACTGATTTTCAAAAGTTCGCCTGCATTATGTTTGAAGATCAGGAAGGTCTAAAACGTGATTTAATGCTACATCTCAAGCCCGCCTTCTACCGAATTAAGTATGGTATTAACATGGACAATCCGCTGATTGATTCAATTAAAACGCACTATCATGAAATCTTCTTGCTGACCCAGAAAGTTATTTTTCATTTTGAACAGTTGGTGGGGCAACAGGTATGTGAAGATGAGATCGCTTATATAGCAATGCACTTTGGCGCATGGTTGCGAAAACAAGGAGCGAATCCTGCACCGCGTAAAAAAGCACTGATCGTATGTCCAAACGGCATTGGTACCTCACTCATTCTGCAAAATCAGTTGGAAAACCTATTCTCGTCCATTGATATTTGTAAAACGGTTTCTCTACGGGAGTATGAATCCCAATCCTATGAGGTTGACCTAATTTTTTCTACCACCACTTTGACAAAAAGCGATGCGCCCGTGTATGTAGTAAATCCAATTCTTAACGATGCTGAAAAAGCGCGCTTATTAAAACGAGTAGGTGCTTATATCGGTGATAAAGAAAAACAGCCAACAGAGTCGTTGGAAGGCATGATGTCTATTATCCGTCGACACGCGGTGATAGAAAATGAGGAAGCCCTACAACAAGAGTTAAAAGAATATCTGTTGGAACCTGCTTCTTTAAGTAAAGAGCTTACTTACAAGCCGACCGTCTCAGATTTACTGACAAAAGACCAGATTCAGGTAGCCCAAACCGTCGCTAATTGGGAAGAAGCGATCCGACTCGCTTCAGCACCTTTAGTACGCAATGGAAGTATTCTACCTTCTTATGTGGACGCCATGATTCGCTCTGTGTATGAACATGGCCCGTACATCGTCATTGCTCCCAAAATTGCTATTCCGCATTCTCGGCCACAAGATGGTGTCCAACGACTAAGCATGAGTTTCCTACAATTGAAGCATCCCGTGTCCTTCTCAGAAAGACCAGAGCATTCTGCACAGTTGTTTATTGTACTGGCAGCTGTAGATAATGAGACGCATCTGCGTGCGCTGGCTCAGCTAACAGCAGTGCTATCTTCTCCAGAAACGCTGCAAACCTTGTTGCAGACGGATCATATTGATGATGTCCTTCGATTATTGGAGATTTACTCACAACATCAATTGCCTGCTGGATTGTAA
- a CDS encoding oxidoreductase, with product MQKIGVGIVGYGPSATTFHVPFLQVSEHYEIVAVLSSKPEKVKGDLGDVQVVSQLQELLQHPKLELVVITAPTSLHYEMVKEAILAGVHIVVEKPFVVTTKEADELIELNKPTGKVLSVYQNRRWDNYFLTIQRLQQEGRLGEVYHFESHYDRYRPEVRDRWRENAGPGSGILYDLGSHLLDQAIMMFGMPKAVTADVQAQRPGAKTDDYFHVILQYERLRVILHAGMLTVQPGPRFQVHGDKGSYIKYGFDVQEGAIRDNQPLTAPNWGQEQKDWYGELTTMVEGQPVTEKIVSEKGSYQRYYDKLYEAIRLGKNVPVRAEQARMNILLIEAAFKSSKEGRTIFMN from the coding sequence ATGCAGAAAATTGGAGTTGGTATTGTCGGATATGGTCCGTCAGCTACCACCTTTCATGTTCCTTTTTTACAAGTGTCAGAGCATTATGAGATTGTAGCTGTCCTCTCTTCCAAACCTGAAAAGGTAAAAGGAGATTTGGGAGATGTACAGGTGGTGTCTCAGCTACAAGAGTTACTACAGCATCCCAAACTAGAACTGGTCGTCATTACCGCTCCTACATCGCTTCATTATGAAATGGTAAAAGAAGCAATACTTGCGGGTGTTCATATTGTTGTTGAAAAACCGTTTGTCGTGACAACCAAAGAAGCAGATGAATTAATTGAGCTGAACAAACCAACAGGCAAGGTGTTAAGCGTCTATCAAAACAGACGATGGGATAATTACTTTTTGACCATTCAACGTCTGCAACAGGAAGGACGATTGGGTGAAGTCTATCATTTTGAATCCCATTATGATCGATATCGTCCAGAGGTTCGTGATCGTTGGAGAGAAAATGCAGGACCAGGCTCTGGAATTTTGTATGATCTAGGTTCTCACTTGCTGGATCAAGCGATTATGATGTTTGGTATGCCTAAAGCAGTTACTGCCGATGTGCAGGCACAACGTCCAGGGGCTAAAACAGACGATTATTTCCACGTCATTTTGCAGTATGAGCGTTTGCGAGTGATTTTACACGCTGGCATGTTGACGGTTCAACCGGGTCCACGTTTTCAGGTGCATGGTGATAAAGGTAGTTATATTAAATATGGATTTGACGTGCAGGAAGGTGCAATCCGTGACAATCAACCGCTAACCGCTCCCAATTGGGGTCAGGAACAGAAAGATTGGTATGGGGAATTAACCACGATGGTAGAAGGTCAGCCTGTAACAGAAAAAATTGTGTCGGAAAAGGGTTCCTATCAGCGTTATTACGACAAGTTGTACGAGGCAATTCGCCTAGGTAAAAATGTGCCCGTTCGTGCAGAGCAGGCGCGCATGAATATTTTGCTAATTGAAGCGGCTTTCAAAAGCAGTAAGGAAGGTCGTACTATTTTTATGAATTGA
- a CDS encoding universal stress protein, producing the protein MFDKMVTALDGSQLSPKVQEAAILFARENKASLTFVHVVKELPAYVASQLVFMVHDVQSDYLQEAKKYGQELLDQACEAAEKEGVQCEAVLLQGEPSSELLALVKEKNADLIMMGSRGLGDFKELMLGSVSHRITQLAPCPVFIIK; encoded by the coding sequence ATGTTTGATAAAATGGTGACAGCTTTGGATGGTTCACAGTTAAGCCCGAAAGTACAGGAAGCGGCGATTTTATTTGCCCGCGAAAATAAAGCATCCCTCACTTTTGTGCATGTTGTAAAAGAATTACCTGCCTATGTTGCCAGTCAACTAGTGTTTATGGTCCATGATGTTCAATCTGATTATTTACAAGAAGCAAAAAAATATGGTCAAGAATTGCTGGATCAGGCATGCGAGGCGGCAGAAAAAGAGGGAGTTCAGTGTGAAGCTGTTCTGCTTCAAGGGGAGCCGTCCAGCGAATTGCTTGCTTTAGTTAAAGAAAAGAACGCGGATCTAATCATGATGGGCAGTCGCGGATTGGGAGATTTTAAAGAACTGATGCTAGGTAGCGTGAGTCACCGTATTACACAATTAGCACCATGCCCAGTCTTTATCATTAAATAA